One genomic segment of Primulina tabacum isolate GXHZ01 chromosome 9, ASM2559414v2, whole genome shotgun sequence includes these proteins:
- the LOC142555075 gene encoding mediator of RNA polymerase II transcription subunit 19a-like, with amino-acid sequence MDPDFNKFGRGPRELTGAVDLVSHYKLLPHYDFFCKRPLPVSISDSHYLHNVVGDTEIRKGEGMQLGQLIQDESSSKDSKTRIQPFDLDVLREAFLLRDTTRVDLSSSDKGTPTIPGKSKNEPKDKEKKHKKHKDKDKEKDKEHKKHKHRHKDRSKDKDKEKKKDKTAHHDSGNDHSKRHHEKKRKQEGDEENDIHKHKKSKHKSLKIDETGAVKAAG; translated from the exons ATGGATCCTGATTTTAACAAGTTTGGAAGAG GGCCTAGAGAACTCACAGGTGCTGTGGATCTTGTAAGTCATTACAAGTTGTTGCCACACTATGATTTCTTCTGCAAAAGGCCGCTTCCGGTGTCAATTTCAGATAGTCACTACCTCCATAACGTGGTTGGAGATACAGAAATCAGAAAAGGGGAGGGGATGCAATTGGGCCAGCTCATTCAAGATGAATCTTCATCAAAGGATTCTAAGACACGAATACAACCTTTTGACTTAGATGTTCTTAGGGAAGCCTTTCTGCTAAGGGACACAACTCGTGTTGATCTTTCTTCT TCGGATAAAGGTACTCCTACAATTCCTGGTAAATCTAAAAATGAGCCTAAAGACAAGGAGAAGAAGCACAAAAAGCATAAGGACAAAGACAAGGAGAAAGATAAAGAGCACAAGAAGCATAAACATCGGCATAAAGATCGGAGTAAAGATAAAGACAAGGAGAAGAAAAAAGATAAAACTGCCCATCATGATTCTGGCAATGATCACTCAAAAAGACACCATGAGAAG AAGAGAAAGCAAGAAGGGGACGAAGAGAATGACATTCATAAGCACAAGAAGAGTAAG CACAAAAGCTTAAAGATAGATGAAACAGGAGCTGTGAAAGCGGCAGGCTGA
- the LOC142556488 gene encoding phosphopantothenoylcysteine decarboxylase HAL3a-like, whose amino-acid sequence MAHPQPANAEKKTVQINKTTRRPHVLLAACGRSVTAVKFAILCQQFRLWAEIKAVVTQASLYFMDMKAFPRDVPLYTDEHEWSNWKKKDDTVLHIELREWADIMVIAPLSANTLAKIAGGLCDNLLTSIVRAWDYTKPIFVAPSMNASMWTLSITEEQLKSIDELGISCIRENNGVMADIHNINYTVRLFVGTPEFTN is encoded by the exons ATGGCTCATCCACAACCTGCAAATGCAGAAAAAAAGACAGTACAAATTAACAAGACTACAAGAAGACCTCATGTACTGCTTGCCGCCTGTGGGAGGAGCGTGACAGCGGTGaaatttgctattctttgccaACAATTCCGTCTATGGGCAGAGATTAAAGCTGTTGTCACTCAGGCATCACTGTATTTTATGGACATGAAAGCATTTCCCAGGGACGTCCCTCTTTATACTGACGAGCATGAATGGTCCAACTGGAAGAAAAAAGACGATACTGTGCTACACATTGAGCTTCGTGAGTGGGCTGATATCATGGTAATCGCTCCTTTGTCTGCCAATACGCTTGCTAAG ATTGCTGGGGGATTGTGTGACAACTTGTTGACTAGCATTGTACGTGCGTGGGACTATACTAAGCCCATCTTTGTGGCCCCATCAATGAATGCTTCAATGTGGACACTCAGTATTACAGAGGAACAGCTCAAGTCAATTGATGAACTTGGAATTTCTTGTATCAGAGAGAATAATGGAGTAATGGCTGATATTCATAATATAAACTACACTGTAAGACTCTTTGTAGGAACACCAGAATTCACTAATTAG